A window of Halopseudomonas sabulinigri genomic DNA:
AGCGTTTGGGCTGGAAGCTGGAAGCGAAGTGTCGACTGAAAAAACATAGCATCAAGCCACGCCCATTAAAAAACCCACACCAAGTTGATGTGGGTTTTGCTTTTTTCTTCGAGCTTTTAGCTTAAAGCTTGCTGCTTGAAGCTGCGCCGGCAATCCGGAACTCAGGGCCGGTCGTCGATCGCCTCTTCGATCTGCGGCGGTATCAGATCATCACGGGTGAGCTTCATGGTCACCAGCAAACCGCCGGCAATGTAAATCGAGGAGTAGGTACCCACGCCCACACCGATCAACAACGCTGTGGCAAAGCCGTGAATATTCTCGCCGCCGAAATAGAACAGCGCCAGCAGCACCAGAATGGTCGAGAACGACGTCGCCAAGGTTCGACCCAGCGTCTGCGTGGTCGAAATGTTGATAATGTCGGTCAGTTCGGTCTTGCGCATTACCCGCATATTTTCACGCACGCGGTCAAACACCACGATGGTATCGTTGAGCGAGTAGCCGATAACTGCCAGCAGTGCTGCCAGTACCGTCAGATCGAAAGATAAGCCAAACAGCGAAAACACACCCAGGGTAAAGATCACGTCGTGGAACAGCGCGACAATGGCCGCCACGGCGAACTTCATCTGAAAGCGCAGCGAGACGTACAGCAGGATGCCGCCCAGCGCCAGCAGCATGCCGATACCGCCTTTGTCGCGCAGCTCCTCACCCACCTGCGGGCCGATGAACT
This region includes:
- the secF gene encoding protein translocase subunit SecF; amino-acid sequence: MTNIKTINFLGLRKVFFVVAIVLMIASIGSLVVKQLNLGLDFTGGALVELNYTQPPELEDIRTVLRGNGWNDAVVQNFGASTDVLIRLPSDNPDLGAEIAELVKRQDGNDVSVKRVEFIGPQVGEELRDKGGIGMLLALGGILLYVSLRFQMKFAVAAIVALFHDVIFTLGVFSLFGLSFDLTVLAALLAVIGYSLNDTIVVFDRVRENMRVMRKTELTDIINISTTQTLGRTLATSFSTILVLLALFYFGGENIHGFATALLIGVGVGTYSSIYIAGGLLVTMKLTRDDLIPPQIEEAIDDRP